tgctcacacaaagcctgtttggtggtctcttcacgtGGACGCGCCTAACGAGACCCTGtcgcaaaacaaaaaccaccaaaaaCCGAAACAAAGTGCGGTAGAATTGTGACAAGGTGAGTCTTAAGTCATGGCAGCACTTCAAAAAAAGGCAAAGTAGCTTCCTACCAGTGTGGTGTAGCAGtgaaactgcaagttctgcagtCATAGCAGCTGGACTTGGATCTGTCTGCCCCTGACTAGGGAAGAGGCCTTGGCCATTTCCTTGATTTGTCTGAGTCTACCCAGCCATCAGCGCTCAACCCTAAAATATCTAATTGGTCAGACTGAGTGAAGAGTGAATGTTTTCTGTTCCTTCTCCTATATACTGATTAGGGGAGGCAAGCAAAATTAATAAAGGAGAAATGTTCTGTTCAGAACAATCCTTCATCCATAAGACGGATCTCTAAGACACTTTCCATCCATAAGAACTCAAGTATCGGAAACCATTCTCACCTGACCAGCCTGTCAGCCAGCGATGCTCCCCATCCACCCTGCTGGAAGGAAAACTGGAGGAAGAAAAGCCCGTTATTACTACTAATGGCTGTAACGGGGCATCTCAGCAAGGGCAGTTCTGATTGGCAACTTCTGTTTTCTCTGCGCTCCCTTCTTGGCTTTGATTGCTTCACTCCAGGAGGTCATTTTGGGGCTTACAGGTAAGTACACCTGGCAGCACTTTAGCAGGGGGGATTTTTCTCTATCAAAAGCTAAacagcctgtattcccagcactttgggaggccgaggcgggcggatcacataaGGTctcgagttcgagaccagcctggtcaacatggcgaaaccccgtctctactaaaaatacaaaaattagcccggtgtggtggcgcacgtctataatcccagctactcgggaggctgaggcaggagaaacgcttgaatccgggaggcggggcttgcagtgagccgagatcgcgctactgcactccagcctgggcgatagagcgagactccatctaaaaaaaaaaaaaaaagctaaacagaaATCTAAGTTCAGGAAATAAAGTCAAAGGTCAGTGAGGAAATGAAGGCCACGCCGCCTCACTGCTTTGCTGGTTACCGAGCGGAGGGTGAACACTTTTTCATACACATTCCCATGGAATTCGGCAAGCCCTGACCGCCCCATACGCCTAAACATAATGTTACCAGTCACTGGCGTCTACACAGAAGCCTGGTGAAGCAAGTCCTGTCTGAGGAGAGGACACACAGGAATGGAATTTCTACTCCCTCCCCGAAGAAAGAACCTGCATTTAGAAGACCGTTCCCTTCATGGGAGGTGAGATGATCTTGGATGAACGGATGGTCCTTTTCTACCTAATTCCTCAAGGCGTTTTACTTCCAAGGGCAACCCCTAACGGCCCCACCTGTGTCCGCAGGGAATGGGGCGAGAGAGTTCCCGGCGCCTCTGCCCGGAGCTGGCCGCGGGGCCTCCTGGGACACAGCGCGCGGTCGCCCGCAGCCGCTAACCCGGCCCCGGAGGGGAAAGGCCGCTGCCCAGGAGGGCGCTGAGGGGAAGACCGCGCATCTCGACCCGGGTGGGAGGCGGCGCGGGGCGGGCAGCGCGGCCGGGTCCCCTCGCGTCTGTGCCTGGAGCCCGGGCTCTCGCGGACGCCGTCGTGACCTCCGGGACGCCGCGGGCCCGGAAGGCGCAGCCACTGGGGGACCCGCCACTCCTCCGGTGTCGCCACGGGCGTGGCCAGGCCTCCGGCCCAGCCGTCTCGGGCGCCGAAGAGGACGGCGAGGAGCCTCGGCCTGCTCGGCAGCGACCCCGCAGGGAGGCCGGGGCGGCcgtacctgggtgatggagtccCCGAAGAGCAACAAGCGAGGCCAGAGCAGGGCGCTCCCGCAGCCCGCGGCCTCGCACAGCGCCATGGAGCAGCCAGTCGGGGCGGgtcggggcggggcggggcggggcggggccgccAGCCACGAGAGGCGCCTGCGCAGTGGCCGCCCATGGGTTGCGGGAGCCGGGCTCGTGGGCACCCACGCAGTCACTTTGGTGACGCGCGAAGGTCGTTGCCCCTTGGAGTCCGTTTGCAAGAAGCTCGGCCTCCGCGCTTGTTCACCCACAGCAAGGCTGCCCCCAGGGAGTCCGGAGCCCGCGTCCCGCTGCGTGGTTCCCGGAAGAAAAGCGGTTGGGGGCCCTTCTAAGCCCACCCCGCGCTCCGCGGGCACAGGTGCGTGCGGCAAAGGGCAGGAGTGTGACCTCAGGACGCGCGGCGGGAAGCACAGCTGGCCCTCGGTGGGGCGGAGGGCTGCTCCAGGCCCCCCTGGAAGAGGTCGTGGGATGCGCGCGCGGCCTCCTGCGCCGAGCGTCACTCTGGAGGGCCTGTAACACCCAAGAGGACGCAGGCCCTGCGGAAACCCTGGCAGTACCTCGTGGTTCTGCGAATGACAAGGGAAAGCAGCTGCACGTTCAGTGCGCGCGCAGCTGGCCGCTTTTCTTTTTCCCGCCGTTGGGTGGATGCGCGGATGCAGAACCCCGCGGACACGGAGCACTGACTTCCAAGGGATTCACATGTTAAAACGTGGTTGTAATGCAACGTTCTTACCTCAACTGTGCAATGAAGTTCGGCAGCCGAGCTGAAAACGGGTGGGAAGGATGCCTTGAAATCACGGAGCTGCAGATGAGTAACAGAAGGGCCAGGGGAGCCGGCGCAGAGGCCGACCCCGCTCCCTGGGGCGGGGCGATGGGCGTAGAGCATGGCCTTCTTTAGGTTGCTCGTCCCAAGCTCGCTTGGATCACCTGGGGGAGCTTTACAAATAAGATCCAACCAAGGGCCCTCATTCCAGCCCGACTAACTCACCTCCTGGTGGCAGGACTTGGGCACAGGTGCACTTGTGATGCACCCCACGTGATTCCCACGGGTAGCCCAGATTGAGAGCCCCTGCTAGAGCAAGCAAAGGTGCCTGGACTTCATCTTTATCACAAGGACTTCATTAAGGCCTTCAAGCAGCAGAGGCTTGAGGCCAGGTCTGTTCCAGGAATCAGCTGTAGGGGAGGAGATGGAGGTGGTTGCAGGAATTCAGAGGGGAGAGTAGAGTTGGACTCGAACAGCAGCAGTGGAGATGAAGACAGAAAAGATTCAAGTGCAACTTAGAATCCTTATTATTAACAAATTGGTTACCCCAGGGGAGAGGGTAACCAGCAGCGGTTGCTATCGGCAGATCTTGATGGTTTCAATGGGAGCTGCACATACATGCCTGGAAGAAGAATccataaattctaaaataatgagCAGTTGATTTAGTAGTTAGTTCTAGAATAATGGACAAATTAATTGGCGATTTAGCAGTATTCAGGCTGTTGGAATAAAGGCCATTTGACATTAAAAGTAAACAGGCTCCCCCCGAGAAacgaatgcattttattttaggtaACAGAAGTAGAGTCAAGTATTTTTTCAAAGTTCATATACAGGCACAGTCTCAGTGAACTGGCGTCAGGGCCTCGTACAGTCTCTGTGCAGCCAGCTCCACCATTTCTCGGAGGGATTCATCGTCTTCACTTCCCTCTTCACATTCTACAGTCTGAAAGTGAGGCACAAACAAGACTGTTAGAATTAAATCTATAATGATTATATAGAAGATAAATGAATACTCTTTAAAAAAACCATCAtctcataaaaaattagccagctgtggtggcgtgtgcctgtggtcccagataagaggctgaggtgggaggatcactgagccgggaaggttgaggctgcagtgagctgtgattgcaccactgcactccagcctgggtggcactgCAAGACCGGGtctcaaactaaaaaaaagaactatcatCTGTGTGTGCAGAGGTCATGGTGGGACTGATTACCATGAAACAGAACGGCCGCCCTACACACTTGTGGGCGTGCAGTGCTTCCTGACAGCACCACGGTCCTAATTAGTGATGACTTGAGGCTGGGGGGAAAGACTGGGGAAAGTCTAGTAAACTACATTTACATCAAAGCCCACAGTTTGATTCAGTAAATGATACTCCAGGGAAGTTCATCTATGCCACACAAATTACTTGGCAAGGAATGGATGTGGCTATCTACTCAACATTTGGTACTGAATTTGACTGAAACTCACTAATAATCTTCtagttgcttctttttttttgagacagaatctcgctctgtcgcccaggctggagtgcagtgatgtgatctcagctcactgcaacctctgtctcttgggttaAGGTGATTCctgggttctcctgccttagcctcccaagtagctgggattacaggcgcaccaccacgcctgggtaatttttgtatttttagtagagatggggtttcatcatgttggccaggctggtctcaaactcttgacctcagatgatccacccaccttgacctcccaaagtgctgggattacaggcgtgagccaccacgcctggcctctagttcttttttttttttttttggagacagagtctcgctctatcatccaggctggagtgcagtaacgtgatcttggctcactgcaacctctgcctccctgtttcaagcaattctcctgcctcagcctcctgagtagctgggactacaggcacctgccgccattcccggctaattttttttgtattttttagtagagatggggtttaactgtgttgcccgggctggttttgaactgttTGGAAAACCCACTTGGATCTTGCTGGTGCAAACAGAAGAGCGGcttctttaaaaaatggagagTCAACTAGATGCCACACTCGAGAAGGGATGAGGTGAAGTAAGCTGTATTATGGAAGAGGACAGCAATGGAGTGGCATACACGGGAACCTTGTACTATGCAGTAACCCGGAAAAACACGGAAAACTTCAaccataataatataaaaagaacaatgtgaaaaaaatgttGGAAACACTGGAAGCAAATGCCAATATGCAAAAGTAGACTGTTGAGTGTGACAGCACAGATTATTTATGCCTTCACTTTATTTCCCAAATGTCTTGAAACGTAGGAAAGAGCAGCTACATACCCGTGTCTCCAAGTTAAGGTTGGCAGTTTTCCCGTCCACTGTGACGCTAAGAATAGAGTCATCCTTTACACTTACACAGTCTTCTCCAAATATGTCCCTGAAAATAAGCAGAAATGCAGGATTAGTGAAAATGCCCAGCTTtatatatttgaggaaaaaataaaactgaagataGGTCCTAGTTCTAAAGTAGAAtactgtatttactttttttcttttttttttttgagatggagtcttgctctgttgcccaggctggagtgcagtggcacaatcttggctcactgcaacctctgcctcccggattcaagtgatttctcctgcctcagcctccctagtagctgggattacaggtgtgcaccaccacagccaactaatttttgtatttttagtagagtcagggtttcaccatgttggccaggctggtcttgaactcctagcctcaagtgatccacctgccttggcctcccaaagtgttgggattacaggcatgagtcaccatgcccagcctgtatttacttttgagacaagCTTATTTGCCTTGATACAGCTTATTAAGTTTATAAAACAGGGAAAATACACAGCTATTATTCAAGAATGATCTATTCAGCAGGCATCATGCTAGGTggtttatatacattatcttaaCCTATAATTTTAGTAAGGATCCCCTTTTACATGTGAAGAAAACAAGACAcagaagttaagtgatttgctTAAAGCCTCACAGCTAGTAAACAGCTGAGCTGGCATTCAAATCCAGGTATCTAGGTTTAAATGGCTCCCAAGCCCACTAGCTGTCCACTCCTACTTTAATTAAACttggtatttattgagcatcttctgTGTGGCAGATTCCTTCTGTGCTAGCAGCTGGGGATAAAGAAGGCGCTAAGACATTGCTTCTGTCATCGAGAGAAACAGTTTTGATCATTAATTTCAACATCGTCCCCATTGGTACAGAGATATTAGGAAATAGCAGTCCACCAGCAGGCTGAATGCAGGTAAGAAAGGCAGGCAGTGACTCTAAACAACCCATGGACCATGGTCAGCCTAGGACAGTTAAGCACTGACAACACTGTATTAAGCTGGGGAAGCGGGGAGTGGGAATCAACTGCTTGCATCTTCAGGCAGTTACTGCTCATCATATGTGTGAATAAACTTAGGTGGGACCCTAGCACAAAGgaaaagattatattttattttatttatttattttgagacggagtcttgcttgttgcccaggctggagtgcagtgtcccgatcttggcccactgcaacctctgcctcctggtttaagcaattctcctccctcagcctcctgagtagttgggattacaagcacccaccaccacacctggctcatttttgtatttttagtagcggtATTttggacggggttttgccatgttggccaggctggtctcgaacccctgacctcaagtgatccacctgccttggcctcccaaagtgctgggattacaggtgtgggccaccacacccagccaaaaagattatattttaaacacagaAGTGTATTCAAAAGGATAGGAAAAAAGGTTCCATTTTCATGTGATCCACTGTTGGCTCCTCTGAAGAAACCAACACATCTATCTACTCCTATCTAATCCTAAGTGTTTAAACAACTGGGGAAATAGCTGCATTTTTAAGGGTACGATTGGCTTTGAAGTTTAAGGACATGGGAACCTCCCATTCCTGGCCGAACGGAAGCTGTCTCATACTCCTGTTCCTCAGAGTTGAATAGTTCTGGTGTGTTTGTgggaggtgagggagagggaggggaggcggGAGGAGTGGTATCAGGAGGACAGGGAAGAAGGCCAGAGTGAAAGTCCAGGGGAAGGGCCGCAGCCTCCCGCAGACTGCCCTCCCCACGGCTCCTGAGGACCAGCCACAGCAATGTGAACTTCCATTCTGCACCCTGACTGCAGCACGTGGGAGAGTGGGGCCAGTCCAGGGCCACACGGGTTTTCTATTCTTGTAGAGCCCCTGGGAACAGGGCCGCCAACAGAACTATTGTAGTCAAGTCCCTGGTCACCAACACCCACCTTCTACAATAGGGCTGTTTAACCTGGGGTCCCAGGATAGCCTGTGGGGAGGGGGTTGTCTAACCTCCTTGAAATCAAAGGTAAaactgcatatatatgtgtgtcccCTGCCCCTACCCCACAGCCTTACCTGACTGCCAAAGGGGTGAAGGatctaaaaatgattaagatactCAGACTTCAACGCTGGCAGACTTGAGCCCTCTGCAAAAACCAGTAAAATCTGTGGCCTTTTCAACGGCCATGGAAATAACTGTGCCTGCACTGTTGGCTGGTTTTGTATGAGGAatgctctttaaaataaaaatgacaacacAGAATACTGTTTTGAAGATGTATGACAACTTCTATAAACAAAGTCATCATTTAAagtctatcatttttttttttaaagccactaaACTGCTGCTTTAGTGggctgggcacgggggctcacacctctaatcccagcactttgggagaccaaggcaggtggatcacgaggtcaggagttcgtgaccagcctggccaatatggtgaaaccctgtctctactaaaaatacaaaaattagctgggtgtggtgggcatgcgcctgtagtcccacttgctcgggaggttgaggcaggagaatcgcttgaacccgggaggtggaggttgcagtgagctgagattgtgccactgcactccagcctgggcgacagagtaagactccatctcaaaaaaaaaaaaaaaaaaaaaaggttagtgtAGAAttttggggaaagaaaggaaggaacagAAATGTTAGCATAAAAGCCTTCTAAACTAGCAGGCCACCTTACTTTGTTAAAACGTTTCATGGGGCaagggctcacatctgtaattccagcattttgggaagccaaggcaggaggatcccttgagcccaggaatttgagaccagcctgggcaacataggaagtccctgtctctccaaaaaaataaaattagctgggcatggtgttgcgagcctgtgatcccagctacttgggaggctgaggtggattgctcgagcctgggagtcaaggctgcagtgagccaagatcatgccactgtattccagtctgggcaatggagcaagactctatctcccaaaaataaaaataaaataaaataaaatagagaaatactTAAAGTTAATTCATCGCTTACAGACTAAGAAGAGTCTAGAAGAACACCATTTTACAAAGAATTCACATTtaacaagtaaatatataaaataattcttgAAGATACAGTGACATTCAGCTAAGATTTTTGACCTTGTCCTTGATGAGAATGTTTTAACGCTTGCTAACTGTACCAGCCCTGTGCCAGCATCCTGAAGCACTGTATTAAATGAAACACAAACGGCTGACCTAGCAGGTCACAGGTGAGTGCAGAGCTGGCAGGGAACGGTTCCAGCCCCTCTCTTTCCTAACAGAGAAGCAGGCCTCAGAGCATGGCAGTGGCCTAGTCAGAGCCACGCCCCAGTCCTTGAAGGAGTCAGAGCCGAATCCAGGGCTCCTTCCGGCCGCTGTCACTGTCTTGTTGAGAAATAATGGATGAAAAACTTACTGCAGCATGATCTCCAACCTCTTGCTGTAAACgtgcatttctaattttttagaaACCTTCTGTACTgcacctggggaaaaaaaaaaagcgacaGAGAGTTCAATTTCTAAATTCTTATTCAGAATAATTTCCAAATCAATAATCAGAATCTGGTTACTGATAAGTTAAAGTGATTAACTATGGAATCCTTAAAGTGACAAGCATGGATTTGTATTATTTGCCTGCTAAAGGAAATGGatattttcatcatttaatttcatgttctttttatgtgtattttaaaaaaatttttctattaCATCTTTTCACCCTTTCTCCAATATTTCATGTTCTTATTAAAGAACCACAAAATGacacttaatattatttttagttttatttcccaCATTTCTTAAACTTTACATTTATGACCACGGGCAATTAACTCCAGGAATTCTAGAGACATATTCAAGCTCAAAGATCTGTGAAGTCTTTTATCTAAAATGTGATATAAATTTAGCTTTCTAttagatataattattttaataaaaattaatatttaaaatgacttGCCCATTAAATTACTCAGCTTTCCTTCCAAAACAAATCTGACAGCTTGGGAAAATGGGCCCCCCTTAATCTGGAGTTTCAGGCATGCTCTGACCCCTCATTCAACAGCTCAGTGCATCACCAGTAGCAAAAGAGTGCAGAGCTCACAGTCTGGCActtcctcagaaagttaaacagTGAGCATTTGACCTagtaattctactcctaggtacagatccaagagaaatgaaagcatatgtctgCAGAAAAACTTACATCCAAATCTTCACGGTAGCACTATTCATAAAagccataaaatagaaacaaccgaagtatccattaacagatgaatggataaacaaaatgtgttgtgTCCATACAATGGgaaattatttggccataaaaaggaggGAAGTACCAATTTATGtgacaacacggatgaaccttgaacACAGCACAGTGAAGGAAACCAGTCATCAAAGgctatatattgtatgattccatttatctgAAACGCTGAGAACAGGCAAATCCAGGGAGGCaggaagtagattagtggttgctttgAGTTGGGGAGAATATAGAGATTGGGGCATCATACGTAAGGGATATGGGGTTCTTTTTCGGAggtgtgcatttatttatttagagacagggtcttgcactgttgcccaggttggactgtagtggtatgatcaccgctcactgtagccttaacctcTGTGCTctggtgatcctctcacctcagcctcccaggtagctgggactacatgcatgcatcaccatgcccagctaattttgtatgtgtgtgtgcgtgtgtgtgtgtgtgtgtgtgtagagacagggttttagcatgttgcccaagttggtctcaaactcctgggttcaagcaatctgctcccctgggcctcccaaagtgctgggattacaggtgtgagccaccatgtctggcctggtgtgatgtaaatgttttaaagttgattgtggtgatggttgtacaactctgaatATGCTAAAACATCATTGAATTCTACACTTTAtatggatgaattgtatggtatgtgaattacgtATCAATAATGCTGTTACAAAGAGTAGTGCAGAATTTTAAAATCCTTcagacaaaacacacacacacaccccatatatatggatattgtcatcatttcatttcatgttCATAAAAGACTTCATTTTACAAAAGGGCTATCGGAATATAATGAAGAGAAGGCAACCTTGGTGGCATTTGATTTGGATTGAACAGACTAAGATAGGAAGTGAAGGCCAGCTGAGCTCTTAGAAGGATGGGGGGCCTTAAGGGTTGAAAGCTGGGCTGGCCCAAATGTGAAAATCTCACGTTTGGATGGGAAGAAGTCAGtttgataaataataaatatacataaccaatttcctcttttatatattttttatatataaacgtgtgtgtgtgtgtgtgtgtgtgtgtgtgtatgatatgGGGGAAAATACCAGAAATAATCTTATGGCCTCAcctataaacaggaaaatataatataagactgtaatttctttcttctttttttccttagaaagaatgtcttgctctgttgcccaggctggagtgcggtggtgcaatcatagctcactgtaaccttgaactcctggcctcaagtgatcctctcatctcagcctctcaagtagctagtcctgtaggtgtgtgctaccatgcctggctaagacTCTGTCATTTCAAAGAGACTTCAAAAATCATGATTTCTTCAATGCACTTTCAATTTCTCAGCCCAAGTAATTACTTTCTCATGTAAcactatgactttttaaaatactgtatcaTGTAAGTGTAGCTTTATTAACTCACTTCTGCACTCCCACATACCTATTTCAATCTACTCTATGGAAAAGACTCAAATTGTCATTTCTCCTAAACTATTCTAGAATTCAAACCATACTTCATCTAATTCTTTTTAATTCGTGAATTTCAATTGTATATACAACTAActactcgcctgtaatcccagcactttgggaggctgagaagggaagactgcttgagcccaggagttggagaccagccttggcaacatagcgagaccccatctccattaaaaaaaatagtaagcccaggtgcagtggctcacacctggaatcctagcactctgggaggccaaggtgggcagatctcttgagctcaggcatttgagactagcctaggccacatggtgaaaccctgtctctataaaaatagaaaaattagccaggcgtggtgatgtgcgtctatagtcccagctacttgtgggggctgaggtgggaggaccacttgaccccaggaggtcgacgctgcagtgagctgagattgcaccactgtactaaagtctgcaacacagtgagaccctgtctcaaaaaataaagtaaaataaaaataaaaatataaaaaaaacacaaaaacaaaaaactaaccaGGTGCTAGCCAAGAAAgctatataacagaattttatactttaattaTAATCATTAGTTTTATTAATTACTAAAATAAGCACTTAATTGACATGTAAAAACAAtctcacaaaatatattaaaaaataaatatctaggcTATGAAactatcaaaagaaactttccaaagtttacgtgtgtatatatatgtatatatatatttgcaaattcCTGCATTAATATTTAGACAAACTCATCAGACACGAGATCATATTAAACACAGAACTATACAATCAGACAGGTATACCTGTCCTTAGGTCTGTGTGTCAAAACAGGACACACACATGCTGAAAACAGGTGCCATGTAAAATTGAAGAATGTTAtggaatataaaaacaaaataatgtattttgaaaatatataagatTTCCCCTTTGGTTAAGAATGGGGACACATAAATTGTGGTTggttagacacacacacacacacacatacaccacagatACAAATACAAGTTGTGTTTCCAGAATCTGGACTGAAGTGTCAGGAGGCTAagaaatgaaaagggagaaaaatgccATCAAGGAAGAATCGGATTGTTTCACAGAGGTGCCTTGAGAAGAGggcaactttttctgtaaatggccAGATGGCATTCTAGGCTTTGTAAACCACAGGGTCGCTGTTGCAATGACTCAATTCTGCTGCTGTAGC
The genomic region above belongs to Gorilla gorilla gorilla isolate KB3781 chromosome 12, NHGRI_mGorGor1-v2.1_pri, whole genome shotgun sequence and contains:
- the IAH1 gene encoding isoamyl acetate-hydrolyzing esterase 1 homolog isoform X1 is translated as MGGHCAGASRGWRPRPAPPRPDPPRLAAPWRCARPRAAGAPCSGLACCSSGTPSPRYGRPGLPAGSLPSRPRLLAVLFGARDGWAGGLATPVATPEEWRVPQWLRLPGPRRPGGHDGVRESPGSRHRREGTRPRCPPRAASHPGRDARSSPQRPPGQRPFPSGAGLAAAGDRALCPRRPRGQLRAEAPGTLSPHSLRTQFSFQQGGWGASLADRLVRKCDVLNRGFSGYNTRWAKIILPRLIRKGSSLDIPVAVTIFFGANDSALKDENPKQHIPLEEYAANLKSMVQYLKSVDVPENRVILITPTPLCETAWEEQCIIQGCKLNRLNSVVGEYANACLQVAQDCGTDVLDLWTLMQDSQDFSSYLSDGLHLSPKGNEFLFSHLWPLIEKKVSSLPLLLPYWRDVAEAKPELSLLGDGDH